Proteins from a genomic interval of Sphingopyxis sp. QXT-31:
- a CDS encoding ParA family protein, whose translation MRVLALASQKGGSGKTTLSGHLAVQAQLAGAGPVVLIDIDPQGSLADWWNERETDLPAFAQTTVARLASDLEILRQQGFKLAVIDTPPAITMAIQSVISVAELIVVPTRPSPHDLRAVGATVDLCERAGKPLVFVVNGATPKAKITSEAAVALSQHGTVAPITLHHRTDYAASMIDGRTVMEVDPNGRSAEEIRQLWSYMNDRLEKNFRRTVFSSPIPAQAGYGTVRPMGGGFGRRIAGQ comes from the coding sequence GTGCGCGTTTTGGCATTGGCTTCACAAAAGGGCGGATCGGGGAAGACCACCCTGTCGGGGCATCTCGCCGTGCAGGCCCAGCTCGCCGGCGCCGGCCCGGTCGTATTGATCGACATCGACCCGCAAGGCTCGCTCGCCGATTGGTGGAACGAGCGCGAGACCGACCTTCCCGCCTTTGCGCAGACCACGGTCGCGCGTCTGGCATCCGACCTCGAAATCCTGCGCCAGCAGGGCTTCAAGCTCGCAGTCATCGACACGCCGCCGGCGATCACCATGGCGATCCAGAGCGTGATCTCGGTCGCCGAGCTGATCGTCGTCCCGACGCGCCCCTCGCCGCACGACCTTCGCGCCGTCGGCGCCACCGTCGATCTGTGCGAACGCGCCGGCAAGCCGCTGGTGTTCGTCGTCAACGGCGCAACGCCCAAAGCGAAAATCACCAGCGAAGCCGCGGTCGCGCTGTCGCAGCACGGCACCGTCGCCCCGATCACGCTCCACCACCGCACCGATTATGCCGCGTCGATGATCGACGGCCGCACGGTGATGGAGGTCGATCCCAACGGCCGCTCGGCCGAAGAGATCCGCCAGCTCTGGTCGTATATGAACGACCGGCTCGAGAAGAATTTCCGCCGCACCGTCTTTTCGTCGCCGATCCCGGCGCAGGCGGGTTATGGCACGGTGCGCCCGATGGGTGGTGGCTTCGGCCGCCGCATCGCCGGCCAGTAA
- the copD gene encoding copper homeostasis membrane protein CopD, giving the protein MLVMGLAAFLLHALRADEREDAALVAGLTAPQPWLCGLALLVSLGGMLVLTANMLGVAVTDVGSDMPAAMAFESDAGKAWIVRTFALAVAAIAATRLGQSPVAAIRVLALAGAVALASLVWSGHAAATEGLAGTIHRLADALHFIAAGIWLGAIAAFLILLRPVAGDAGQARLDLAARSLDRFARVSTLCVLTVAATGLVNLQAIVGIGRAGQLLESAYGQLLVAKLLLFAAMLGFAALNRWRLVPAPALVGGASTRAIRTSLALEALAAALILALVAALGQLEP; this is encoded by the coding sequence ATGCTCGTCATGGGGCTGGCGGCCTTCCTGCTCCACGCGCTCCGTGCCGACGAGCGCGAAGATGCGGCGCTGGTCGCCGGGCTGACCGCGCCGCAGCCCTGGCTCTGCGGCCTCGCCCTGCTAGTCTCGCTCGGCGGCATGCTGGTGCTCACAGCGAACATGCTGGGCGTCGCGGTGACCGATGTCGGCTCCGACATGCCGGCCGCGATGGCTTTCGAGAGCGACGCCGGCAAGGCGTGGATCGTACGCACGTTCGCGCTGGCGGTCGCCGCGATCGCTGCGACGCGGCTCGGCCAGAGCCCGGTGGCGGCGATACGCGTTCTGGCCTTGGCGGGAGCGGTTGCGCTCGCCAGCCTCGTCTGGTCGGGCCACGCCGCCGCGACCGAGGGCCTCGCCGGCACGATCCACCGCCTCGCCGACGCGCTGCACTTCATCGCCGCGGGAATCTGGCTCGGCGCGATCGCCGCTTTCCTGATCCTGCTGCGCCCGGTGGCGGGCGACGCCGGGCAAGCACGGCTCGACCTCGCCGCGCGCAGCCTCGACCGGTTCGCGCGCGTCAGCACGCTCTGCGTGCTCACCGTGGCCGCGACCGGGCTGGTCAATCTGCAGGCGATCGTCGGGATCGGCCGGGCCGGGCAACTCCTCGAGTCCGCCTATGGCCAGCTGCTCGTCGCCAAATTACTGCTCTTCGCTGCGATGCTCGGCTTCGCCGCGCTCAACCGCTGGCGGCTGGTGCCCGCCCCGGCGCTCGTCGGCGGCGCATCGACCCGCGCGATCCGCACCAGCCTCGCGCTCGAAGCCCTCGCTGCGGCGCTGATCCTCGCGCTCGTCGCCGCGCTCGGGCAACTCGAGCCCTGA
- a CDS encoding SPOR domain-containing protein gives MRFSRTIMAVAAPLLAAPMLAAPAVAAPAAATPAPSVKDGVDAWEGGNYQRAVAIWRPIALAGDPDAQFNLGQAYKLGRGVPADLAQAEGWYRRAAKQGHLQAEDNLGLVLFTANRREESMPFITRSAARGEPRAQYVLGTAHFNGDLAAQDWPRAYALTKRASDAGLGIASARLVQLDNLIPLDQRQAGLAMIPEMEKSEQRERLAAVNAAAPTAPTPAPSPVKTASLPASVPGTSYTPPPVITPERAPPKDLVAANATAAATGAMTDAAKAIVSQPLRAPSQPIKPVELPAATPTPSAPGTSYAAPPESGDMPPAAAPPKPAPAPVKAAPQPAPPAAAAPVRTASADKWRAQLGAFSNQGNARNLWVALEKKYPALASNQPYLVQSGKLTRLQAGDFATKGEADKFCAAVGSASQPCVVMSNK, from the coding sequence ATGCGTTTTTCCCGCACCATCATGGCCGTAGCCGCGCCTTTGCTGGCGGCACCCATGCTTGCCGCACCCGCGGTGGCGGCGCCCGCCGCGGCGACGCCGGCGCCCAGCGTCAAGGACGGCGTCGATGCCTGGGAAGGCGGCAATTACCAGCGCGCGGTCGCGATCTGGCGCCCGATTGCGCTCGCCGGCGACCCCGATGCGCAGTTCAACCTGGGCCAGGCCTACAAGCTCGGCCGCGGCGTTCCCGCCGACCTGGCGCAGGCCGAGGGCTGGTACCGCCGCGCCGCGAAGCAGGGGCATCTGCAGGCCGAGGATAATCTGGGGCTCGTGCTCTTCACCGCCAACCGCCGCGAAGAGTCGATGCCCTTCATCACTCGCTCGGCGGCGCGCGGCGAACCGCGCGCGCAATATGTGCTGGGCACCGCGCACTTCAACGGCGACCTCGCCGCGCAGGACTGGCCGCGCGCCTATGCGCTGACCAAGCGCGCAAGCGACGCCGGGCTCGGCATCGCCTCTGCGCGGCTCGTCCAGCTCGACAACCTCATCCCGCTCGACCAGCGCCAGGCGGGGCTCGCGATGATCCCCGAGATGGAAAAGAGCGAGCAGCGCGAACGCCTCGCCGCGGTCAACGCCGCCGCGCCGACCGCGCCGACGCCTGCGCCTTCGCCGGTGAAGACCGCAAGCCTGCCGGCTTCGGTCCCGGGTACCAGCTATACGCCACCGCCGGTGATCACCCCCGAGCGCGCGCCGCCGAAAGACCTCGTTGCTGCCAACGCGACCGCCGCCGCGACCGGGGCGATGACCGATGCCGCGAAGGCGATCGTGTCGCAGCCGCTGCGCGCGCCGTCGCAGCCGATCAAGCCGGTCGAACTTCCCGCCGCGACCCCGACGCCGAGCGCGCCGGGCACCAGCTACGCCGCGCCGCCTGAGAGCGGGGACATGCCGCCCGCTGCCGCTCCGCCGAAACCCGCGCCTGCGCCGGTCAAGGCCGCGCCGCAGCCCGCGCCGCCCGCCGCCGCCGCACCCGTGCGTACCGCGAGCGCCGACAAGTGGCGCGCGCAGCTCGGCGCCTTCTCGAACCAGGGCAATGCACGGAACTTGTGGGTGGCGCTCGAAAAGAAATATCCTGCGCTGGCCTCGAACCAGCCCTATCTGGTCCAGAGCGGCAAGCTCACGCGCCTGCAGGCGGGCGACTTCGCGACCAAGGGCGAGGCCGATAAATTCTGTGCGGCGGTCGGCTCGGCAAGCCAGCCGTGCGTGGTGATGAGCAACAAATAA
- a CDS encoding RNA polymerase sigma factor, giving the protein MTAALAQLGDRELAALALAGGQDAYRELLARYKAPVFRLIRAHVGDEGEAMDLVQESFVAGFAALARYDGARPFRVWISRIALNKCRDWARRRKVRAFFARALPLESAYDVAGDGPAIDVAASDRAELARVQRAILDLPANLREVIILRGAEELSQAETSEMLGVSEKTVETRLYRARAKLRAILDA; this is encoded by the coding sequence GTGACCGCCGCGCTGGCGCAGCTTGGCGACCGCGAGCTCGCGGCGCTCGCGCTTGCGGGCGGGCAGGACGCGTATCGCGAGTTGCTGGCACGCTACAAGGCGCCGGTCTTTCGCCTGATCCGCGCGCATGTCGGCGACGAGGGCGAGGCGATGGATCTGGTGCAGGAAAGCTTCGTTGCGGGTTTCGCCGCGCTCGCGCGCTACGACGGGGCGCGGCCGTTCCGCGTCTGGATCTCGCGCATCGCGCTCAACAAATGCCGCGACTGGGCGCGCCGCCGCAAGGTCCGCGCCTTTTTTGCGCGCGCGCTGCCGCTCGAAAGCGCCTATGACGTCGCGGGCGATGGCCCGGCGATCGACGTCGCGGCGAGCGACCGCGCCGAGCTGGCGCGGGTGCAACGCGCGATTTTGGACCTGCCGGCCAATCTGCGCGAAGTGATCATATTGCGCGGGGCCGAGGAGTTGAGCCAAGCCGAGACCTCGGAGATGCTGGGCGTCAGCGAAAAGACGGTCGAGACGCGCCTCTATCGTGCGCGCGCGAAACTCCGCGCGATTCTGGACGCGTAA
- a CDS encoding SPOR domain-containing protein, with amino-acid sequence MNRNLLMKLAVSGFVLGLTTTGCSTSKMANAPSNALGKPETAAKSADKARVALEAGKTSKGVALAEAAVSASPRDGSYRALLGQAYLGDGRFASASAALSEAMELGVEDSNTVLALTLANIAQGKTSDAMALLNQYRDTLPASDTGLALALAGDHESAIYVLTEAARAEGASARTRQNLALAYALSGRWAQARILASQDLSLAKLEGRMAEWSKLAQEPSAPLRVASLIGAKAQADGGMPVRLALANFSDVQMAAAPEPVQLASADPAPVDAFAPPPPVASEAAIRTVELPMPQRDANGVVPVTELPSPAAAPVILAEAKPYRAEPAARPFAEAARDLAAKFVPQIAAFDAKKPTGWAVQLGAYDTLGIAKEKWGSLKKKNGQLASLPASSHAANVKGRTFYRLTVNGIKSQADAARLCSELRADGQQCFVRQMGGSESIQWAAAAKPVRLASR; translated from the coding sequence ATGAACCGCAATCTGCTGATGAAACTGGCCGTGTCGGGCTTCGTGCTCGGCCTGACCACCACCGGCTGCAGCACGAGCAAGATGGCGAACGCGCCGTCGAACGCGCTGGGCAAGCCCGAGACCGCCGCCAAGTCGGCCGACAAGGCGCGCGTCGCGCTCGAAGCCGGCAAGACCAGCAAGGGCGTCGCACTCGCCGAAGCCGCGGTCTCCGCCAGCCCGCGCGACGGGTCGTACCGCGCGCTGCTCGGCCAGGCCTATCTGGGCGACGGCCGATTCGCTTCGGCGAGCGCCGCGCTGAGCGAGGCGATGGAGCTGGGCGTCGAGGACAGCAACACCGTCCTCGCGCTGACGCTCGCCAATATCGCGCAAGGCAAGACGAGCGACGCGATGGCGCTGCTCAACCAATATCGCGACACGCTGCCCGCCTCCGACACCGGGCTGGCGCTGGCGCTCGCCGGCGACCATGAATCGGCGATCTATGTGCTGACCGAAGCCGCGCGCGCCGAAGGCGCCAGCGCGCGTACGCGCCAGAATCTCGCGCTCGCCTATGCCCTGTCGGGCCGCTGGGCCCAGGCGCGCATCCTGGCCTCGCAGGACCTGTCGCTCGCCAAGCTCGAAGGCCGCATGGCCGAATGGTCGAAGCTCGCCCAGGAACCGAGCGCGCCGCTGCGCGTCGCCAGCCTGATCGGCGCCAAGGCGCAGGCCGACGGCGGCATGCCGGTGCGCCTCGCGCTCGCAAATTTCTCGGACGTCCAGATGGCCGCCGCACCCGAACCGGTGCAACTCGCCAGCGCCGACCCGGCGCCGGTCGATGCCTTCGCCCCGCCGCCGCCGGTCGCGAGCGAAGCCGCGATCCGCACGGTCGAACTGCCGATGCCGCAGCGCGACGCGAACGGCGTCGTCCCGGTGACCGAACTGCCCTCGCCCGCCGCCGCGCCGGTGATCCTGGCCGAGGCCAAGCCCTATCGCGCCGAACCCGCCGCGCGGCCCTTCGCGGAAGCCGCGCGCGACCTCGCGGCGAAATTCGTACCGCAGATCGCCGCCTTCGACGCCAAGAAGCCCACGGGCTGGGCGGTTCAGCTCGGTGCCTATGACACGCTGGGCATCGCCAAGGAAAAATGGGGTTCGCTCAAGAAGAAGAACGGCCAGCTCGCGTCGCTGCCTGCGTCGAGCCACGCCGCGAACGTCAAGGGCCGCACCTTCTATCGCCTGACCGTCAACGGCATCAAGAGCCAGGCCGACGCCGCGCGGCTGTGCAGCGAATTGCGCGCCGACGGCCAGCAGTGCTTCGTCCGCCAGATGGGCGGCAGCGAAAGCATCCAGTGGGCCGCCGCCGCCAAGCCGGTTCGGCTGGCTTCGCGCTAA
- a CDS encoding RNA polymerase sigma factor — MSGGTSAGLQALMEQERGRLIRFLAARGAGDEAEDLFHELWQKMGTLSDRPVGEPLSYLFRAAENLIRDIRRAAASRDRRHQDWHDLADAPAERPGGERALVAREQLTAIEAALAGLGPRVDAIFRRYRLDGVGQADIAAEWGISLSSVEKDLQKAYRALAELKARFDAE; from the coding sequence ATGTCCGGCGGCACCTCGGCAGGCCTGCAGGCCCTGATGGAGCAAGAGCGCGGGCGGCTGATACGCTTTCTCGCCGCACGCGGCGCGGGCGACGAGGCCGAGGATCTGTTCCACGAGCTGTGGCAGAAGATGGGGACGCTGTCCGACCGCCCCGTCGGCGAGCCCTTGTCCTATCTGTTCCGCGCCGCCGAAAATCTGATCCGCGACATACGCCGCGCCGCCGCCAGCCGCGACCGCAGGCACCAGGACTGGCACGACCTGGCCGACGCCCCCGCCGAGCGCCCCGGCGGCGAGCGCGCGCTCGTCGCGCGCGAGCAGCTGACGGCGATCGAGGCGGCGCTTGCTGGGCTCGGCCCGCGCGTCGATGCCATTTTTCGCCGCTACCGGCTTGACGGCGTCGGTCAGGCCGATATCGCGGCGGAATGGGGGATCAGTCTGAGCTCGGTCGAAAAGGACCTGCAAAAGGCGTATCGGGCGCTCGCCGAACTAAAGGCGCGTTTCGATGCGGAATAG
- a CDS encoding DUF4880 domain-containing protein: MPTHPSELNEAARHWAIRVGEPAFDDWDALTAWLEADPKHLAAYEAAIDGADWATDALKPKAP; the protein is encoded by the coding sequence ATGCCGACGCATCCATCTGAGCTGAACGAGGCCGCCCGGCATTGGGCGATCCGCGTCGGCGAACCCGCGTTCGACGACTGGGACGCGCTGACTGCCTGGCTGGAAGCGGACCCTAAGCATCTCGCCGCCTACGAAGCCGCGATCGACGGCGCCGATTGGGCGACCGATGCGCTGAAGCCGAAGGCGCCGTGA
- a CDS encoding DNA alkylation repair protein — MSDTGTQPLLKDLLGPAALTAIADAGTSASPRFDRTTFLAAASNGIDTLSIMERVRHIAAALVPALPADYPAALDVLRAMAPRLSGGFQAVAITDYVAQQGLADFDASLAALADLTRYGTAEFAIRPFLAADTERTMAAMQRWTANDDEHVRRLASEGCRPRLPWAARVPALKADPTLGAPILEALKADPAVYVRKSVANHLNDIAKDRPDWLLDRLAGWPQDDPATKWIVRHALRTLIKAGDPRALALIGVGHGAEVAVGRFAVEPATVRLGAQIAIAADLASTSAATQPLVIDYRIHYARAGGKTAAKVFKWKALDLAAGETAALSIRQTIRDFSTRRHHPGRHRIELIVNGEAMAETAFDLLPA, encoded by the coding sequence GTGAGCGATACGGGCACCCAGCCGCTGCTCAAAGACCTGCTCGGACCGGCAGCGCTGACGGCGATTGCCGATGCCGGCACGTCGGCGTCGCCACGCTTCGACCGCACCACCTTCCTCGCCGCGGCCTCCAACGGGATCGACACGCTGTCGATCATGGAGCGCGTGCGCCATATCGCCGCCGCGCTCGTCCCCGCGCTTCCCGCCGACTATCCCGCCGCACTCGATGTCCTGCGCGCGATGGCGCCGCGGCTGTCGGGCGGGTTCCAGGCGGTCGCGATCACCGACTATGTCGCGCAGCAAGGTCTGGCCGATTTCGACGCATCATTGGCGGCGCTCGCCGACCTCACGCGCTATGGCACCGCCGAATTCGCGATCCGGCCCTTCCTCGCCGCCGACACGGAACGGACGATGGCGGCGATGCAGCGCTGGACCGCGAACGACGACGAACATGTCCGCCGCCTCGCCAGCGAAGGCTGTCGCCCGCGCCTACCCTGGGCTGCGCGCGTGCCCGCGCTCAAGGCCGACCCGACGCTCGGCGCGCCGATCCTCGAGGCGCTGAAGGCCGACCCCGCCGTCTATGTCCGCAAATCGGTCGCGAACCACCTTAACGACATCGCCAAGGACCGTCCCGACTGGCTGCTCGATCGGCTGGCGGGCTGGCCGCAGGACGACCCGGCGACCAAATGGATCGTCCGCCACGCGCTGCGCACGCTGATCAAGGCGGGCGACCCGCGCGCGCTGGCGCTTATCGGCGTGGGCCATGGCGCCGAGGTCGCGGTCGGACGCTTCGCTGTCGAGCCGGCGACGGTGCGGCTGGGCGCGCAGATCGCGATCGCCGCCGACCTCGCCTCGACATCGGCGGCAACGCAGCCGCTCGTGATCGACTATCGCATCCATTATGCCCGCGCGGGCGGCAAAACCGCCGCCAAGGTGTTCAAATGGAAGGCGCTCGATCTGGCCGCAGGCGAGACCGCCGCGCTGTCGATCCGCCAGACCATCCGCGACTTCAGCACGCGGCGCCACCATCCGGGGCGCCACCGCATCGAATTGATCGTCAACGGCGAGGCGATGGCCGAAACGGCCTTCGACCTGCTCCCGGCCTGA
- a CDS encoding periplasmic heavy metal sensor, translating into MRRVAIIGFMAFVAALAGVFAGRLLVDAPRQSETELHALLHRELTLSADQEKRLEAIEARFAGRRAALEGEMRAANTRLAQAIEAEHGYGPRVTAAIDDTHMVMGELQKETLRHLFAMRSVLDADQAVLFDKHVVKALTADAR; encoded by the coding sequence ATGCGCCGGGTCGCGATTATCGGTTTCATGGCCTTCGTCGCGGCGCTTGCCGGCGTCTTCGCCGGCCGGCTGCTCGTCGATGCGCCGCGGCAGAGCGAGACCGAGCTCCACGCGCTGCTCCACCGCGAACTGACGCTGTCGGCGGATCAGGAAAAAAGGCTGGAGGCGATCGAGGCGCGCTTCGCGGGGCGCCGCGCGGCGCTGGAGGGCGAGATGCGCGCCGCGAACACCCGCCTTGCGCAGGCGATCGAGGCCGAGCATGGCTATGGCCCGCGCGTCACCGCGGCGATCGACGACACGCATATGGTGATGGGCGAATTGCAGAAGGAAACGCTGCGGCACCTGTTCGCGATGCGCAGCGTCCTCGATGCCGACCAGGCGGTGCTGTTCGACAAGCATGTGGTCAAGGCGCTGACCGCCGATGCGAGGTGA
- a CDS encoding copper resistance protein CopC, with protein sequence MGKVTTIKLQFSEKLIAATVRADLVMTGMPGMTDHPPMKIAIGSALGKDGKSMTLIPKRALAPGTYRVTWSAAGADTHRKGSDFAFTVK encoded by the coding sequence GTGGGCAAGGTCACGACGATCAAACTCCAATTCAGCGAAAAGCTGATCGCCGCGACCGTACGCGCCGATCTGGTGATGACCGGCATGCCAGGCATGACCGACCACCCGCCGATGAAGATCGCGATCGGCTCGGCGCTGGGCAAGGACGGCAAGTCGATGACGCTCATCCCGAAGCGCGCGCTCGCCCCCGGCACCTACAGGGTGACATGGTCGGCGGCGGGCGCCGACACCCACCGCAAGGGCAGCGACTTCGCCTTCACGGTGAAATAG
- a CDS encoding copper resistance protein B produces the protein MMRAALLFAGLSAFAFTVPAAAQHGGHGGHGGAQPAPMPMPEKSAPDTACAPEHAAMGHCTPAQESPGTATGAVGTDLPAGDAPAPPPPADWYADRLYPKGEMEHSRHAMMLENGAQTTAVLSFNLAEYQARKGRDGYRWDAEGWYGGDINRVTVKSEGEGNFGEAIESVETQLLYSRAVDAYFNLQAGVRQDLGHGPDRTYATIGFEGLAPYWFEIEGALFVSNKGDVSARIEGYYDQRITQQLILQPMAEFNVAAQDVPALGVGSGLSAMELGLRLRYEIVREFAPYVGVEWARKFGDTARFARAVGEDRSSVSLVTGVRAWF, from the coding sequence ATGATGCGCGCGGCATTGCTGTTCGCCGGGCTTTCGGCCTTCGCCTTCACGGTCCCCGCGGCGGCGCAGCATGGCGGGCATGGGGGGCATGGTGGCGCTCAGCCCGCGCCGATGCCCATGCCCGAAAAGTCGGCGCCCGACACGGCTTGCGCGCCCGAGCATGCCGCGATGGGGCATTGTACGCCCGCGCAGGAAAGTCCGGGAACCGCCACCGGCGCGGTCGGAACCGATCTCCCCGCCGGCGATGCCCCCGCGCCGCCGCCCCCGGCCGACTGGTACGCCGACCGTCTCTATCCCAAGGGCGAGATGGAGCATTCGCGCCACGCGATGATGCTGGAGAATGGCGCGCAGACCACCGCCGTCCTGAGCTTCAATCTCGCCGAATATCAGGCGCGCAAGGGGCGCGACGGCTATCGCTGGGACGCCGAGGGCTGGTACGGCGGCGACATCAACCGCGTGACTGTGAAGAGCGAGGGCGAGGGCAATTTCGGCGAAGCGATCGAAAGCGTCGAGACGCAATTGCTCTACAGCCGCGCGGTCGACGCCTATTTCAACCTGCAGGCGGGTGTCCGACAGGATCTGGGGCATGGGCCCGACCGGACCTATGCGACGATCGGCTTCGAGGGGCTCGCGCCATACTGGTTCGAGATCGAGGGTGCACTGTTCGTGTCAAACAAGGGCGATGTCAGCGCGCGGATCGAGGGATATTACGACCAGCGCATCACGCAGCAGTTGATCCTGCAGCCGATGGCCGAGTTCAATGTCGCGGCGCAGGATGTGCCTGCGCTCGGCGTCGGGTCGGGCCTCTCCGCCATGGAGCTCGGCCTTCGCCTCCGCTACGAGATCGTTAGGGAATTCGCGCCCTATGTCGGGGTCGAATGGGCGCGCAAATTCGGCGACACCGCACGCTTCGCGCGCGCCGTGGGCGAGGACAGGAGCAGCGTCAGCCTGGTGACGGGGGTGCGCGCCTGGTTCTGA
- a CDS encoding copper resistance system multicopper oxidase, giving the protein MRIGRRHFIGAAAGGGAAAALAAWFPAWAQPVSAGLRSQLPTVSGTDITLRIARQTMRVDGKVSRAIGINGTVPGPLVRLKEGQQARLTVVNDLDEESSIHWHGLILPFHMDGVPGVSFPGIKARSTFVYEFPVVQAGTYWYHSHSGLQEQIGHYGPLIIDPREADPVAYDREHVIVLSDHSRLSPEAIFRKLKVNPGHFNRQRQTLRGLLAGEDQVLKERVKWGEMRMDPTDVADVNGSTYTFLINGHGPQDNWTALFAPGERVRLRIVNASAMSIFNVRIPGLGMTIVQADGLNVVPLPVDEFQIGVAETYDVIVTPAADRAYSFIAEVNDRSGMARATLAPRAGMTAEVPPLRKRPLATMKDMGMGAMAGGGDAACAPEHAAMGHCTSAADAGVDHAAMGHGAGGMDHSMRDFDVAPQVKRDPSVQTISPIPVDRMGEPGQGLEDVGHKVLTYRDLVALERNPDVRAPGRSLDIHLTGNMERFMWSFDGVKMSDHHEPIPFIEGERVRVNLINDSMMVHPIHLHGHFFELVTGKGDRAPRKHTVIVQPGGIATFDFTADALGDWAFHCHLLYHMHAGMMRVVSVRPKGEAA; this is encoded by the coding sequence ATGCGGATCGGTCGGCGGCACTTTATTGGCGCGGCAGCGGGCGGCGGCGCCGCGGCGGCGCTCGCCGCCTGGTTTCCCGCCTGGGCGCAGCCGGTGTCGGCCGGTCTCCGGTCGCAGCTGCCGACCGTGTCGGGCACGGACATCACGCTGCGCATCGCGCGCCAGACGATGCGCGTCGATGGCAAGGTCAGCCGCGCGATCGGGATCAACGGCACCGTCCCCGGGCCGCTCGTCCGGCTGAAGGAAGGCCAGCAGGCGCGGCTGACCGTGGTCAACGACCTCGACGAGGAAAGCTCGATCCACTGGCACGGGCTGATCCTGCCCTTTCACATGGACGGCGTGCCGGGGGTCAGCTTCCCGGGCATCAAGGCGCGCTCGACCTTCGTCTATGAATTTCCCGTCGTGCAGGCGGGGACCTATTGGTACCATAGCCATTCGGGGCTGCAGGAACAGATCGGCCATTATGGCCCGTTGATCATCGACCCCAGGGAAGCCGACCCCGTCGCCTACGACCGCGAGCATGTGATCGTGCTGTCGGACCACAGCCGCCTGTCGCCCGAGGCGATCTTTCGCAAGCTCAAGGTCAATCCGGGGCATTTCAACAGGCAGCGCCAGACGCTCCGCGGGCTGCTCGCGGGCGAGGACCAGGTGCTCAAGGAACGCGTGAAATGGGGCGAGATGCGGATGGACCCGACCGACGTCGCCGACGTCAACGGCTCGACCTACACCTTCCTGATCAACGGCCATGGCCCGCAAGACAATTGGACCGCGCTGTTCGCGCCGGGTGAGCGTGTGCGGCTGCGTATCGTCAACGCCTCGGCGATGTCGATCTTCAACGTCCGCATCCCGGGGCTCGGCATGACGATCGTGCAGGCCGACGGGCTCAACGTCGTGCCGCTGCCGGTCGACGAGTTCCAGATCGGGGTGGCCGAAACCTATGACGTGATCGTCACCCCCGCAGCGGACCGCGCGTACAGCTTCATTGCCGAGGTCAACGACCGCTCGGGCATGGCGCGCGCGACGCTGGCGCCGCGCGCGGGCATGACCGCCGAGGTTCCGCCGCTCCGCAAGCGCCCACTCGCGACGATGAAGGACATGGGCATGGGCGCCATGGCGGGCGGCGGCGACGCGGCCTGCGCGCCCGAGCATGCCGCAATGGGGCATTGCACGTCCGCCGCCGATGCGGGCGTCGACCATGCCGCGATGGGGCATGGTGCGGGCGGCATGGACCACAGCATGCGCGACTTCGACGTCGCGCCGCAGGTCAAGCGCGACCCCAGCGTCCAGACGATCTCGCCCATCCCCGTCGACCGCATGGGCGAGCCGGGGCAGGGGCTGGAGGATGTGGGGCACAAGGTGCTGACCTATCGCGACCTCGTCGCGCTCGAGCGCAACCCCGACGTCCGCGCGCCCGGCCGCTCGCTCGACATCCACCTGACGGGCAATATGGAGCGCTTCATGTGGTCGTTCGACGGCGTGAAGATGTCCGATCATCACGAGCCCATCCCCTTCATCGAGGGCGAGCGCGTGCGCGTGAACCTGATCAACGATTCGATGATGGTCCACCCGATCCACCTGCACGGCCATTTCTTCGAGCTGGTGACGGGCAAGGGCGACCGCGCGCCGCGCAAGCATACGGTGATCGTCCAGCCGGGCGGCATCGCGACCTTCGACTTCACCGCCGACGCGCTCGGCGACTGGGCGTTCCACTGCCACCTCCTCTATCACATGCACGCCGGCATGATGCGCGTCGTCAGCGTGCGGCCGAAGGGGGAGGCAGCATGA